The nucleotide sequence GTCCCCAGGCTGCGGGTGACACCGCCGCCGGTGTCGACAGCGACGTCGCGGAGGGCCGATCACGCGCCGACCGACCGCCTCCGCAACCCGCCGCGAAGCGACTCCGTCGAGGCGGCGAGCGCATCCCAGCCGGACCGGGGACGGCCCACCCGGCCGCAGTCGCCGCCCACTCAGTCGCCGGAACCGTCCGCATCGCTGGATCAGCTCGCACGGCCGGATCTGCTCACACCGCCGGATCCGCTCACGCGGCCTCGGATCATGACCAGCCCGCTCGAACATGCGCCCGAGCCGCCGGGCGCACGCCCGCTCCTCCCGGGTCCCCGCCTGCTCCGCCCCGACCCGGACCACCGTGCTGCCGGCCAGCCCGACCACCGCACGGCCGGCCACCTCGACCACCGCGCCGCCGGCGAACCGGAGCCGCGCGTCCTGCCGGCCCTGACCCCGCACCGGGCGGGCCCGGAGCACCCACCGGCGCCGCAGCGGGCCGAAGCGCAACCACCCCCGCCCGCGCCGACCCGGCACCCGACCACGGAACCGCCGACCCCGTCCTACGTGCCCGCCGACGCGGCCTACCAGGCGACCGGCCGGTACGACCCGTGGCCGGAGCTGCCCGACGACAGCCCACTGTGGACACCGGTACGGCCGGTCGAGGACGCGCGGCACCTGCGCGAGTTGGCCGCCGAGCAACGGGGTGACTGACCGTGGAGCGGGTGTCGTTTCTCGTCGACGCGACCGGCGAACGCGTGGACTGCCTCCTGAACCCGGAGACAGTACAGGTCTCGCGGCTGGCCGGGGTGCGCGCCCGCGGCTCGCACGCCGGCCAGCTCACCGGCGTCGGGCTCGCCGACGACCCGCTGCTGTTCACCGGCGGTGGCCGTACCGAGCTGCGCCTGGACCTGCTCTTCGACGTCGAGCTTGTCGACGGCCAGTCCCGCCCGCAGGACGTGCGCGCCCTGACCCGCCGGCTGTGGATGCTGGCGGAAAACTCCGCCGAGGAGCACGGCGCGGTGCGGCCGCCGCTGGTACGCCTGGTGTGGGGCAAGGCGTGGAACGTCCCGGGGGTGATCGTCGCGGTGGCCGAGCGGTTTGACGACTTCACGCCCGGCGGCAGCCCGCGCCGCTCGTGGCTGCGCATGCGGCTGGTCCGCACGGCCGACAGCGCCGCGCAGCTCAAGCAGGACTTCGAGGAGGAGCTGCAGTCGTCGAACTCGGCGCCGTCGGTACCGCCGGGCGGCGCGGTGACCGCCGTCGGTGACAGCGGCGGCGTCGCAAAGTCCGCGACCGGAAAGGCCGCGGCCGCGAAGCCCGGTGCCGCGCCACCGGGTGCGGGGCAGAGCAAGGGCCACTCGGGCGTGCGCTTCGACCTGATCTCGAACGAGGTGCTCGGCAGCCCGCTGCCGTGGCGCGCACTGGCCGAGCACAACAACATCGCCAACCCGCTGGACGTGGCGCCCGGCACCGTGCTGTCCGCGCCGCCGGTCGCGCCCGTGCCAGGTGGCGCGCCGGTGGTACCCGTCGTGCCGCGGGGGCTGTCATGAGCGTGCAAACCGAGGGCACCGCCCTGACCGCCGCCGTACCGAGCGTGGAGGTGCGCGTCGACGGCCGGGCGCTGCCCGCCGAGGCGGCCCGCCGGCTGGCCGAGGTGCGGGTGACCGCGCGCCTGTCCCAGCCGGCGCAGTGCGAGCTGTCGTACGTCACCTGGTCCGGCGCCGACGCGGAGACCGCGCTGTTCAAGCTCGGCGCGGCGCTGTCGGTACAGGCGTACACCGACACCGACCCGATGTTCGCCGGCGACGTGACGGCGTTCGAGGTGCTGTACGCCGCCGACGGCACCGCGACGCTGCGGGTGCGCGCCTACGACCTGCTGTACCGCCTGCGCAGGCGCCGCCGCACCCAGGTCTTCGAGTCGATGACCGCGGCGAAGCTGGCGCGGGCGCTGACCGGCAAGGCCGTGTCGGCCGAGCGGGACGGGCCGCTGCTGGAGCGCATCGTCCACCACCACCGCCACGACCTGGAGCTGCTCGTCGACGTGGCGAACCGGGCGGGCCTGCACCCGGTGACCGACGGCGACGGGGTGCGCCTGGTGGGCCTGGACGGGTACGGCGAGCCGGTACCGCTGCGGCTGGGTGTGTCGCTGCTGGAGGTGGCCGTGGAGGCCAACCTCGACGGTGCGGTCGAGCGGGTCCGCGCGCTGGGCTGGCATCCGCAGCGGGCCCAGCTGATCGACCAGCGGGCCACCACGGCGCACACCGGGCGGCGGATCGAGCTGCGGCCCGATCCTTCCGCCGTCGGCACCGAGGCCGAGCGGCTCCTGGTCGACCGTGCCGGGCGGGGCGACGCCGAGGTGCAGGCCGCGGCGCAGGTGGAGCTCGACACCGGCACCGCCGCCGCGGTCAGCGTGTCCGGAGTGGCCGGCGGGAGCGCGCTGCTGCGGCCGGGGGCGCGGGTGCGGCTGTCCGGCATCGCGCCGGCGCTGGCCGGCACGTACGTGCTGACCGAGGTGACGCACACCGTGGACGCGACCGGCTACCTGACCCGGTTCGGCACCCGGCCGCCGCGCCCCGCGGTCCCGCGGCGGACCGCGGCGCTGACCCTCGGCACGGTGACGGCGGTGGACGACCCGGACGGGTACGGGCGGGTGAAGGTGCGGTTGCCCGCGCTGGGCGACCTCGACGCCGGCTGGCTCGGTGTGCTGTGTCCGGGCGCGGGGCCGGACCGAGGGCTGGTGGCACTGCCCGATGTGGACGACACGGTGCTCGTGGCGCTGCCGCACGGCGAGCCGGCCGCCGGCATCGTGCTCGGCGGGCTCTACGGCGCCGTCGAGCCACCCGACCCGGGCATCGACGGGGGCCGGGTGCGGCGGTGGTCGATGCGTACCGCGGGCGGCCAGTCGCTGCTGGTCGACGACGCCGAGCAGAGCCTGATCCTGCGCAACAAGGCGGGCAGCCGGGTGGAGCTGGGGGACGGCGAGGTACGGCTGCACGCCGCCGGGGACCTGGTCATACAGGCGCCCGGCCGCGGTATCACGATCCGGGCCGCAACCGTGGACTTCGTCCATGCCCCGGTGCCCGAGGACGGGGGACTGTGATGTGGTGGCTGTGCGAGAGCTCCGTGCTCACCTGCATCCACATGGGACGGATCGTCAGCCAGGCGGCGGAGCGGTGGATCTCGGTGAGCGGCGCGCCCGTGCTGGTGGAGACCGACGTGCTGGGTCGCCCGGTCGTCGCCTGCCCGAACGTGAGCACGAACACGAAGCCGTGCACGTCGACGATGCCGCCGCTGGCCGGGCCGAGCCTGTTCGTCCGGGTGGGCGGCCGCCGCGTGCTCACGTCGTCGCTGTCCGGTCTCACCGACGGTGTGCCGCCCGGCACCTACCGGGTCCTGCAGCCGGTGCAGAGCCTTGTGCGGGTGGACCGGTGAGCCAGCCGGACCGGGCCTTCCGCTTCGACGGCGCCGGCTTCGCCGTCGACGACGAAACCCGCGTGGTGTCGGTGACGTCGCGGGGCGGGCTGGTGGTCACCTCCCGCGGCGGCCTGGCGCTGGTCGAGGGGGACGCCGCGGTGCGCCAGGCCATCCTGCTGCTGCTGTCCACGTCGCCGGGCGAGCGGATCAACCGGCCCGACTACGGCACCCACCTGCACCGCCTGGTCTTCGCGCCGAACGACGAGACCACCGCCGGCCTGGCCATCCACTATGTACGCCAGGCGCTTCGCCGGTGGGAGCCGCGCGTGCAGGTCCTCGACGTCGACGCCGGCGCCGATCCGGACATCCCGTCGCTGCTGCACATCCGCCTCGACTACCGCGTCGTCGCCACCCAGGCCAACGACACCATCGCCGTCTCCCTCGACCTGCACCCGATGGCCGCGCCGCGGCTGGCGGGAGGCCGGGTGCCATGAGCCTTCCGGTACCCAACCTGGACGACCGCGACTTCGCCGCGCTGCTCACCGCGGCCCGCGACAAGATCAAGGCGTCCGGTGGCAGCTGGACCGACCTGTCGGTGCACGACCCCGGCATCGTGCTGCTGGAGGCGTTCGCCTACCTGACCGAGGTCATGATCTACCGGCTGAACCGGCTGCCGGAAAAGGCGTACGTCTCGTTCCTGAACATGCTCGGCGTGAGCCGGCACCCGCCCTCGGCGGCTTCGACGCTGATCACGTTCCGCCGGACCGGATCAGAGACCGGCGACGCGATCGCCATCCCCGCCGGGACCCGGGTCGCCGCGGCGGGCGGCGCCGATCCGGAGCCGGTCGTGTTCACCACCGAGGCCGGGCAGATACCCGCCGGGGCGGCCGAGGTGACGGTACGGGCGCACCACTACGAGCTCGTCGAGGGGAGCTGATCGGCAAGGGCACCGGCCAGCCCGGCCAGGTGATGCGCGTGGAACGGCCGCCCATCGTGCACAACGCCGACGCGCGGGACCTGGTGCTCGGTGTGGAGGTGACGGCCGGCTCGGTGGAGATCGGCATCGCGGCGCGCGAGTACGGGGGCAAGGTCTACGAGATCTGGCAACCGGTCGGCGCCTTCACCACCACCTCGGCGAACGCCAAGCACTACCTGATCGACCGCTCCTCCGGGGTGATCACCTTCGCGCCGGCGCTGGACGTACGGCACCCGGTCGCCGGGGCGCCGGACCCACCGCCCGGCGTGGACGCCAGGCCCGACCGGCCGCCGGCGTTGCGTGAGGACTCCAAGCCCGTGGTGCTCGCCAAGGTTCCGGACGCCGGCCGGGAGGTGCGCGTCTGGTACCCCACGGGCGGCGGCCCCGCGGGCAACGTCGCCGCGGACGTCCTGAAGGAGCTGCGCACGCCGATACCGGGCGTGCAGGTCACGGGCAACAAGGAGGCTGCCATCGGCGGCCGGCCGCTGGAGGACATCGAGTCCGCGCTGCTGCGCGGGCCGTACGAGTTCTTCTCCCGCCAGCGGGCGGTGACCGCACGCGACTTCGAGGTGCTGGCCACGGCCGGCACCACGGCCGTCGGGCGGGCCCGGGCCTTCACCCGCGCGGAGGTGTACGAGTTCGCGCAGCCCGGCCAGGTCGAGGTCGTGCTGGTCCCGGACGTGCCGGCGCTGAAAGAGGAGGGGTACCGGCTGTCGCCGCAGAAGCTGCACGAGCACGAGGAGGAGGACCTGCGGCAGCGCGCCGAGCGCGACCTGCAGTCACGCCGCGCGCTGGGCACAAGCGTGCGGGTCAGCTGGGCCAAGTACAAGGCGGTCTCGATCAGCGCGACCGTGGTGGTCCGCCCGGAGGAGGACGTCGACGCGGTACGCGAGCGGATCCACCGGCGCCTCTACCAGACCCTGAACCCGCTGCCGACCGACGACCACAGCGGATGGAACTTCGGCGAGCCGCTGCGGGTGTCCAATGTGTACCGCCTGCTTGAGCACGCCGAGCCCGGTGTCCGCTACGTCAGTGATGTGCGGCTCCACGTCGACAGCGCCCCCGGCGGGCGGGTACGGGCGGTGGCGGTGGACAACTACCAGCCGCTGACCTGCTACGCCGGGTCGGGCGAGGGGCTCTTCCGCTCCACGAACGCCGCCCGCGGGTGGGAGGAGATCCGCCTGTTTCCGGGCGAGGTGGTGCACCAGATCGTGCCCGCGCCCGCCGCGCTGCGACCCGGCACCGTGCACCGGCCGGGCGCGCTGGCCGCGGTGACCCGACCCAGCGCGGAGGCCGCCAGCGGCTCGCGGGTGTGGCTCTCCGACGACCTCGGCGACGCGTGGGAGCTGCAGGCACAGCTCGAGGCCCGGGTCAACGACGTCGCGTGGATCGACCGGGACGGCACCGGCTCCCTGCTGCTGGCCACCGATGCCGGGCTCTTCGAGGTCGCGCTGGTATCGGACGCGACCCCGCTGCAGATTCTCGTCGACCAGGCCGACGCCGATCTGGGGTTCTACGCCGTGGAGTCGTTCGTCTCCGAACACGGCGTGCCCGCCGTCGCGCTGGCGGCACAGGCGCAGCGCGGCGCGTACCTGTCGGTCGGCGAGGGCCGCTCGGGTACCTACCAGCACGTCGGCCTGTCCAACCTGGACACCCGCACCCTGGCCGTGCAGTACGACGGTCCCGCGACGGTGCTCTGGGTCGGCGTCGGCGAGGCGGACCCCAGCAAGGCCGGACCGGGCTGCTTCCGGGCCCGGCTCTTCGAGGCGGACGTCTCCTGGCAGCCGCTGCAGGCCGGGTGGATCGGCGGTACCTGCCGCGCGCTCGCCTTCCACGACCGGACCGCGATCGCCGCGTCGCACAGCGGGGGCGTGCTGATCATGGACACCACCGAGGTGGCGTCGGTCTGGCAGCCGGTACAGGTCAACTGCGGGCTGCCGCTGCGTGACCGCGCGCGGTTCGAGCCGATCGAGAGCATCGCTGTCATGCCCGGCGAGCCGGACTCCGGTACCCCCTCCTCCGCCCGGACCGCTTCCCAGGCCGGCGGCGCGGCACCCGGCCTCTACCGCAGCGGCGCCGGCCGCCCTATCCGGCTGTTGCTGGTCGGCGGCGCGGGCGGCGTGTACCGCAGCGGCGACGGGGCGCGGTGGACGCCGTCGG is from Phytohabitans houttuyneae and encodes:
- a CDS encoding CIS tube protein, producing MERVSFLVDATGERVDCLLNPETVQVSRLAGVRARGSHAGQLTGVGLADDPLLFTGGGRTELRLDLLFDVELVDGQSRPQDVRALTRRLWMLAENSAEEHGAVRPPLVRLVWGKAWNVPGVIVAVAERFDDFTPGGSPRRSWLRMRLVRTADSAAQLKQDFEEELQSSNSAPSVPPGGAVTAVGDSGGVAKSATGKAAAAKPGAAPPGAGQSKGHSGVRFDLISNEVLGSPLPWRALAEHNNIANPLDVAPGTVLSAPPVAPVPGGAPVVPVVPRGLS
- a CDS encoding phage baseplate assembly protein V; this translates as MSVQTEGTALTAAVPSVEVRVDGRALPAEAARRLAEVRVTARLSQPAQCELSYVTWSGADAETALFKLGAALSVQAYTDTDPMFAGDVTAFEVLYAADGTATLRVRAYDLLYRLRRRRRTQVFESMTAAKLARALTGKAVSAERDGPLLERIVHHHRHDLELLVDVANRAGLHPVTDGDGVRLVGLDGYGEPVPLRLGVSLLEVAVEANLDGAVERVRALGWHPQRAQLIDQRATTAHTGRRIELRPDPSAVGTEAERLLVDRAGRGDAEVQAAAQVELDTGTAAAVSVSGVAGGSALLRPGARVRLSGIAPALAGTYVLTEVTHTVDATGYLTRFGTRPPRPAVPRRTAALTLGTVTAVDDPDGYGRVKVRLPALGDLDAGWLGVLCPGAGPDRGLVALPDVDDTVLVALPHGEPAAGIVLGGLYGAVEPPDPGIDGGRVRRWSMRTAGGQSLLVDDAEQSLILRNKAGSRVELGDGEVRLHAAGDLVIQAPGRGITIRAATVDFVHAPVPEDGGL
- a CDS encoding GPW/gp25 family protein, whose protein sequence is MSQPDRAFRFDGAGFAVDDETRVVSVTSRGGLVVTSRGGLALVEGDAAVRQAILLLLSTSPGERINRPDYGTHLHRLVFAPNDETTAGLAIHYVRQALRRWEPRVQVLDVDAGADPDIPSLLHIRLDYRVVATQANDTIAVSLDLHPMAAPRLAGGRVP
- a CDS encoding baseplate J/gp47 family protein, with the translated sequence MSLPVPNLDDRDFAALLTAARDKIKASGGSWTDLSVHDPGIVLLEAFAYLTEVMIYRLNRLPEKAYVSFLNMLGVSRHPPSAASTLITFRRTGSETGDAIAIPAGTRVAAAGGADPEPVVFTTEAGQIPAGAAEVTVRAHHYELVEGS
- a CDS encoding baseplate J/gp47 family protein — its product is MERPPIVHNADARDLVLGVEVTAGSVEIGIAAREYGGKVYEIWQPVGAFTTTSANAKHYLIDRSSGVITFAPALDVRHPVAGAPDPPPGVDARPDRPPALREDSKPVVLAKVPDAGREVRVWYPTGGGPAGNVAADVLKELRTPIPGVQVTGNKEAAIGGRPLEDIESALLRGPYEFFSRQRAVTARDFEVLATAGTTAVGRARAFTRAEVYEFAQPGQVEVVLVPDVPALKEEGYRLSPQKLHEHEEEDLRQRAERDLQSRRALGTSVRVSWAKYKAVSISATVVVRPEEDVDAVRERIHRRLYQTLNPLPTDDHSGWNFGEPLRVSNVYRLLEHAEPGVRYVSDVRLHVDSAPGGRVRAVAVDNYQPLTCYAGSGEGLFRSTNAARGWEEIRLFPGEVVHQIVPAPAALRPGTVHRPGALAAVTRPSAEAASGSRVWLSDDLGDAWELQAQLEARVNDVAWIDRDGTGSLLLATDAGLFEVALVSDATPLQILVDQADADLGFYAVESFVSEHGVPAVALAAQAQRGAYLSVGEGRSGTYQHVGLSNLDTRTLAVQYDGPATVLWVGVGEADPSKAGPGCFRARLFEADVSWQPLQAGWIGGTCRALAFHDRTAIAASHSGGVLIMDTTEVASVWQPVQVNCGLPLRDRARFEPIESIAVMPGEPDSGTPSSARTASQAGGAAPGLYRSGAGRPIRLLLVGGAGGVYRSGDGARWTPSAGQETSDVVTVPDTWLLCSGEHRIEVTTRDASGGD